The genomic DNA GCGCGCAGGTTTCCGCGATCGGTACCAGATAACGTAAGAAATCCTCGATGGAAGCCTCGGTCGGGTCGGTGTTCAGCCCCTCGATTCCTTCCACGCCCCTTAGCGCCAGATGTGGCGATGCAACTTCCTCCGCACGGGCAACCGTAAGCGCCTCCTCGACGGTCCGGCAGCCCGCACGACCGCCGCGACTTCCGCCCTCCAAAAGAACGTTGAGGGGCCGGCCGGCAGGATTACGGGCAAGGGCTCCGGCCAGTATTTCGACACCGCGCACGGAATCGACGAGACAATAGAACTCGAACGAAGGATCGTTCCGCAGTTCCGAGGCCACATAGTCGATCGCCTGACGGCCGATCAGCTGGTTTGTGAGAACCACCCAGCGGTGGCCGAATGTCCTGCACACGCGGAGCTGCTGCAGAGTTGCAACCGTCATGGCCCATACTCCAGCATCAATCTGGTTCTGGAACAGCTGCGGGCTCATGGTCGTCTTGCCGTGAGGAGCGATGATGACGTCCGCTGCCTCGCAGAACTTGCGCATCCATTGCTCGTTGCGCTCCAGGGCAGACTTGCGAAGGACATCTGGCGGGAGCGCAACATCCTCCCGCAGAATGTTCCACCCTCGCCCGGCAACCTCTACAATGGGAATGTTCACTTCAGTCGAGGGCATGCCCTCGACGAGTTCGGTCAACGGCTCAAGCAAGTCTTCGATCTGCCTCATGTCGTTTCTCCCGGCAGAAATCTCGCGTATCCGCGTTCCATCCTTGGTTTCCCGATCTCAGGCGCGAGAAGGTTTGATTTTGAAATCATGGCCTTCGGGAAGAGTCTGCCCGCCATCCACGACGATTGTCGTGCCAGTGATGTAGGCCGCCTCCTCGGAGGCCAGGAATAGAACCGTGTGAGCAATGTCTCTTGGTGTTCCAAGGCGGCCGAGAGGCACGGCCTGCTCCATCATCCGGATGAATTCGGGGCTCCGGCTCGCCTGCATGCCTTCGGTCAGGATATTGCCCGGCTCGACGCCGTTGACCGTGATGCCGTCACCGGAAAACTCCAGCGCGGCGGACTTGATGAATCCATTGATCCCCGCCTTCGTGGCCGAGTAGTGTCCGTGGCCTGGGCTGGTCACGCGCGGACCGGTGATGGACGAAGTGAAGACCATTCGCCCATAGCCGTTCCTGCGCATCGGGTCGAGTGCCGCCTTGGCCGCCAGGAACGTTCCTTTGAGATTGACCGCCATCACCCTGTCCCACTCCTCGGGATCGGTGTTCTCGATCAAGGTCCAGGGATAGATGCCGGCATTCTGAACCAGGATGTCCAGCTTGCCGAAAGCATCCTGTGCCGTTTGCACGATCCGTTCTGCATGGTCGGCCTGCGAGATATCGGTTTTCACGAACCGTGCGACAGGATCGCCGCCGAGGCGCGTAACGGTCGCCTGAGCCGCCTCGACTTCCATGTCGCCAATGACGACGCGCGCCCCTTCCTCGACGAAGCGCTCCGCGATGGCGGCGCCGATGCCTCGCGCAGCCCCAATCAGGACGGCAATCCGCCCTTCCAGTCTTCCAGGCATTGTACGGCTCCTTGTTTCAGGTCAGGCTGCGACGCAGAGAGGTTTTCATCGTGTCGAGGAGGATGGCCGCGAGAACCAGTGCTCCCCTGATGACGAGTGTGTAGTGAGGCGGCATTCCCATGACGTTGATCGCAGTCGAGATCGAACTCAGGAGAAGCACGCCGGCAAAGACGCCTGACAACCTGCCGACACCGCCTTTGAGGCTCACGCCTCCGATCACGACGGCCGCGAACACCTCGAAGAGCATGCCCGTTCCCAGGTTTGCCGTCGCCCCGGCTGTGCGGGAGGCGAGCAGCCAGCCGGCGAAACCTGCGATGCTGCCGGAGAGGATGAGGGTGGTCGCAATGAGATGCCTGACCCGGATTCCGGCGCGAAATGCAGCGGTTGCATTTCCGCCGACCATGATGATGTGACGGCCGAGCGGCGTCTTCGCCAGGATAAACGCGAAGACCGCAAAGACGAGAACGGTGATCCAGACCAGTAGGGGCACCCCCACGATCGACGTCGTGGCGACCCCTCGGATTTCCGCGGGCAGGCCGTAAACGGAGCGGCCACCTGACAACGCTACGACAAGTCCACGTGCCCAGATGAAGGAGGCAAGGGTCACGATGAAGGAATTGATTTTCAGCCCTACGATGAGCCACGCATTCGATGCTCCTATCACGGCTCCGACGGCAATGGAGATGAGAAGCGACACCGGCAGGTTCAGCCAGGATGGCTCGAATGAGAATTGCAGCCCCGCGCCGTTCGTTCCGAAGATCACGGCGGTGACCATGGCCGACAAGGCCATGGTCGATTCGATGGAGA from Microvirga sp. TS319 includes the following:
- a CDS encoding alanine racemase, whose translation is MRQIEDLLEPLTELVEGMPSTEVNIPIVEVAGRGWNILREDVALPPDVLRKSALERNEQWMRKFCEAADVIIAPHGKTTMSPQLFQNQIDAGVWAMTVATLQQLRVCRTFGHRWVVLTNQLIGRQAIDYVASELRNDPSFEFYCLVDSVRGVEILAGALARNPAGRPLNVLLEGGSRGGRAGCRTVEEALTVARAEEVASPHLALRGVEGIEGLNTDPTEASIEDFLRYLVPIAETCARESLFAEGPVLLSAGGSAFFDLVADAFCAADLGRPGQVLTRSGCYISLNAAMYTRAIERLLHRKPALADLGPSPTNALEVWAYVQSRPEPTKVILAAGKRDLSYDVHLPVALHWYRLGEDRVHEVPGEHTIVGLKDQHAHMTVPPDSPLQVGDMVGLGVSHPCTAFDKWQVMFVVDGAYDVAGAIRTFF
- a CDS encoding SDR family NAD(P)-dependent oxidoreductase → MPGRLEGRIAVLIGAARGIGAAIAERFVEEGARVVIGDMEVEAAQATVTRLGGDPVARFVKTDISQADHAERIVQTAQDAFGKLDILVQNAGIYPWTLIENTDPEEWDRVMAVNLKGTFLAAKAALDPMRRNGYGRMVFTSSITGPRVTSPGHGHYSATKAGINGFIKSAALEFSGDGITVNGVEPGNILTEGMQASRSPEFIRMMEQAVPLGRLGTPRDIAHTVLFLASEEAAYITGTTIVVDGGQTLPEGHDFKIKPSRA
- a CDS encoding ABC transporter permease, which translates into the protein MQITRTSSSSSVVPIQAPKGAAVASFILDNLVWFVLVVVLAGFSLVIPSFFQIGIILNILEQSTFVGIMAAGLSLVIIAGEMDLSIESTMALSAMVTAVIFGTNGAGLQFSFEPSWLNLPVSLLISIAVGAVIGASNAWLIVGLKINSFIVTLASFIWARGLVVALSGGRSVYGLPAEIRGVATTSIVGVPLLVWITVLVFAVFAFILAKTPLGRHIIMVGGNATAAFRAGIRVRHLIATTLILSGSIAGFAGWLLASRTAGATANLGTGMLFEVFAAVVIGGVSLKGGVGRLSGVFAGVLLLSSISTAINVMGMPPHYTLVIRGALVLAAILLDTMKTSLRRSLT